The following proteins come from a genomic window of Chaetodon auriga isolate fChaAug3 chromosome 16, fChaAug3.hap1, whole genome shotgun sequence:
- the hsd17b14 gene encoding L-fucose dehydrogenase isoform X3, translating to MWHFVWSKTTVPITGLYGRSLTNDAFKCCAEGEALEAELNKAGPGSCKFVTCDVSKEDDIKRLVAVTVQHYGHIDCLVNNAGWHPPHKPTDDTTADEFRDLLNLNLISYFLASKYVLPYLRQRQGNIINVSSLVGSIGQKDAAPYVATKGAITSMTKAMAVDESRYGVRVNCISPGNVLTPLWEELAAQTPDAAAAIKMGEDYQLLGRMGSEAECGLAALYLAADATFCTGIDLLLSGGAELNYGVKSQIPP from the exons ATGTGGCACTTCGTGTGGAGTAAAACTACAGTTCCCATAACAGGACTTTATGGCAGAAGCTTGACCAATGATGCCTTCAAATGCT GTGCAGAAGGTGAGGCTCTAGAGGCAGAGCTGAACAAAGCAGGACCAGGCTCGTGTAAATTTGTCACGTGTGACGTCTCCAAAGAGGACGACATCAAG agGCTGGTTGCTGTCACAGTGCAGCATTACGGACACATTGACTGCCTGGTCAACAACGCAGGCTGGC ACCCTCCTCATAAACCCACCGACGACACCACAGCTGATGAGTTCAGGGACCTGCTGAATCTGAACCTCATCAGCTACTTCTTGGCTTCTAAA TATGTGTTGCCGTACCTGCGACAGCGACAGGGAAACATCATCAATGTTTCCAGCCTGGTGGGCTCCATCGGTCAGAAAGATGCTGCCCCGTATGTCGCCACCAAG GGGGCGATCACTTCCATGACAAAAGCCATGGCTGTGGACGAGAGTCGTTACGGCGTGCGAGTGAACTG CATCTCTCCAGGTAATGTGCTGACACCTCTGTGGGAGGAATtagcagcacagacaccagaCGCCGCTGCAGCCATTAAGATGGGAGAAGATTATCAG CTGCTGGGACGGATGGGCTCTGAGGCTGAGTGTGGACTGGCTGCCTTATATCTCGCTGCAGACGCCACTTTCTGCACTGGGATAGATCTGCTGTTGAGCGGCGGAGCTGAACTCAATTATGGCGTTAAGAGCCAGATCCCGCCCTGA
- the hsd17b14 gene encoding L-fucose dehydrogenase isoform X1: MWHFVWSKTTVPITGLYGRSLTNDAFKCLENGAKVVFCAKAGAEGEALEAELNKAGPGSCKFVTCDVSKEDDIKRLVAVTVQHYGHIDCLVNNAGWHPPHKPTDDTTADEFRDLLNLNLISYFLASKYVLPYLRQRQGNIINVSSLVGSIGQKDAAPYVATKGAITSMTKAMAVDESRYGVRVNCISPGNVLTPLWEELAAQTPDAAAAIKMGEDYQLLGRMGSEAECGLAALYLAADATFCTGIDLLLSGGAELNYGVKSQIPP, encoded by the exons ATGTGGCACTTCGTGTGGAGTAAAACTACAGTTCCCATAACAGGACTTTATGGCAGAAGCTTGACCAATGATGCCTTCAAATGCT tggAGAATGGTGCCAAAGTGGTGTTTTGTGCAAAAGCAG GTGCAGAAGGTGAGGCTCTAGAGGCAGAGCTGAACAAAGCAGGACCAGGCTCGTGTAAATTTGTCACGTGTGACGTCTCCAAAGAGGACGACATCAAG agGCTGGTTGCTGTCACAGTGCAGCATTACGGACACATTGACTGCCTGGTCAACAACGCAGGCTGGC ACCCTCCTCATAAACCCACCGACGACACCACAGCTGATGAGTTCAGGGACCTGCTGAATCTGAACCTCATCAGCTACTTCTTGGCTTCTAAA TATGTGTTGCCGTACCTGCGACAGCGACAGGGAAACATCATCAATGTTTCCAGCCTGGTGGGCTCCATCGGTCAGAAAGATGCTGCCCCGTATGTCGCCACCAAG GGGGCGATCACTTCCATGACAAAAGCCATGGCTGTGGACGAGAGTCGTTACGGCGTGCGAGTGAACTG CATCTCTCCAGGTAATGTGCTGACACCTCTGTGGGAGGAATtagcagcacagacaccagaCGCCGCTGCAGCCATTAAGATGGGAGAAGATTATCAG CTGCTGGGACGGATGGGCTCTGAGGCTGAGTGTGGACTGGCTGCCTTATATCTCGCTGCAGACGCCACTTTCTGCACTGGGATAGATCTGCTGTTGAGCGGCGGAGCTGAACTCAATTATGGCGTTAAGAGCCAGATCCCGCCCTGA
- the hsd17b14 gene encoding L-fucose dehydrogenase isoform X2 — translation MSLRYHNKVVIVTGGSKGIGRGVVRVFVENGAKVVFCAKAGAEGEALEAELNKAGPGSCKFVTCDVSKEDDIKRLVAVTVQHYGHIDCLVNNAGWHPPHKPTDDTTADEFRDLLNLNLISYFLASKYVLPYLRQRQGNIINVSSLVGSIGQKDAAPYVATKGAITSMTKAMAVDESRYGVRVNCISPGNVLTPLWEELAAQTPDAAAAIKMGEDYQLLGRMGSEAECGLAALYLAADATFCTGIDLLLSGGAELNYGVKSQIPP, via the exons ATGTCCCTCCGCTACCACAACAAAGTTGTGATTGTCACCGGGGGATCCAAAGGGATTGGCAGGGGGGTTGTCAGAGTGTTTG tggAGAATGGTGCCAAAGTGGTGTTTTGTGCAAAAGCAG GTGCAGAAGGTGAGGCTCTAGAGGCAGAGCTGAACAAAGCAGGACCAGGCTCGTGTAAATTTGTCACGTGTGACGTCTCCAAAGAGGACGACATCAAG agGCTGGTTGCTGTCACAGTGCAGCATTACGGACACATTGACTGCCTGGTCAACAACGCAGGCTGGC ACCCTCCTCATAAACCCACCGACGACACCACAGCTGATGAGTTCAGGGACCTGCTGAATCTGAACCTCATCAGCTACTTCTTGGCTTCTAAA TATGTGTTGCCGTACCTGCGACAGCGACAGGGAAACATCATCAATGTTTCCAGCCTGGTGGGCTCCATCGGTCAGAAAGATGCTGCCCCGTATGTCGCCACCAAG GGGGCGATCACTTCCATGACAAAAGCCATGGCTGTGGACGAGAGTCGTTACGGCGTGCGAGTGAACTG CATCTCTCCAGGTAATGTGCTGACACCTCTGTGGGAGGAATtagcagcacagacaccagaCGCCGCTGCAGCCATTAAGATGGGAGAAGATTATCAG CTGCTGGGACGGATGGGCTCTGAGGCTGAGTGTGGACTGGCTGCCTTATATCTCGCTGCAGACGCCACTTTCTGCACTGGGATAGATCTGCTGTTGAGCGGCGGAGCTGAACTCAATTATGGCGTTAAGAGCCAGATCCCGCCCTGA
- the bcat2 gene encoding branched-chain-amino-acid aminotransferase, mitochondrial has translation MAALRTALHGRLVQALPFSFGSLRFASSFKAADLVIERNAVCNPKPNPSTLVFGKHFSDHMLTINWSEKGGWEAPQIKPFQNLSLHPASSALHYSIELFEGMKAFRGVDNHIRLFRPMLNMERMHRSADRSCLPLFDKGELLECIRKLVEVDQDWVPHSLDASLYIRPTFIGTEPSLGVSRAGKAMIFVIIGPVGPYFATGSFNPVSLLADPSFVRAWQGGVGAYKMGGNYGPTIAVQNEAVKRGCQQVLWLYGEQEEITEVGTMNLFIYWTNENGEKELVTPPLDGIILPGVTRQSLLDLARDWGEFKVTERTMGMKELLGAVDAGRVLEVFGAGTACVVCPVGSLLYRGQTYQIPTMQNGPDLAKRFHKELTDIQYGRKPSDWAPLVV, from the exons ATGGCAGCCCTCCGAACG GCACTCCATGGACGACTTGTTCAGGCCCTCCCCTTTTCCTTTGGCTCGCTGCGGTTTGCGAGCTCCTTTAAG GCAGCAGATCTCGTCATCGAACGCAACGCGGTATGCAACCCCAAGCCCAACCCCTCCACCCTGGTGTTTGGCAAACACTTCTCCGACCACATGCTGACCATCAACTGGTCGGAGAAGGGCGGCTGGGAAGCTCCTCAGATCAAACCTTTCCAGAACCTGTCACTGCACCCTGCCAGCTCTGCCCTGCATTACTCCATAGAG CTGTTTGAAGGCATGAAGGCGTTCCGTGGAGTGGACAACCACATCCGTCTGTTCAGACCCATGCTGAACATGGAGAGGATGCATCGAAGCGCCGACAGAAGCTGCCTTCCC CTGTTTGATAAAGGTGAACTGCTGGAGTGCATCAGGAAGCTGGTGGAGGTTGACCAGGACTGGGTTCCACACTCCCTGGATGCCAGCCTTTACATCAGACCCACCTTCATAGGAACTGAG CCGTCGCTTGGCGTGTCTCGGGCAGGAAAGGCTATGATCTTTGTCATCATCGGCCCAGTGGGACCATACTTTGCCACGGGATCCTTCAACCCTGTTTCTCTGCTGGCGGACCCTTCGTTTGTCAGGGCTTGGCAAGGAGGCGTCGGGGCCTATAAGATGGGAGG GAACTACGGCCCCACGATAGCGGTGCAGAACGAGGCGGTGAAGCGCGGCTGTCAGCAGGTTCTGTGGCTGTAcggagaacaggaggagatcACCGAGGTCGGCACCATGAACCTCTTCATCTACTGGACCAATGAGAACGGAG agaaagAGCTGGTGACGCCTCCTCTGGATGGAATCATTCTCCCAGGAGTCACCAGACAGTCTCTGCTGGACCTGGCCAGAGACTGG GGTGAGTTTAAGGTGACGGAGCGCACGATGGGCATGAAGGAGCTGCTGGGGGCCGTGGATGCCGGgagggtcctggaggtgtttGGAGCAGGGACGGCCTGTGTGGTCTGTCCTGTCGGCAGCCTCCTCTACAGAGGACAG acGTACCAGATCCCGACGATGCAGAACGGTCCGGACCTGGCAAAGAGGTTCCACAAAGAGCTTACTGATATTCAG TACGGACGCAAACCGAGCGACTGGGCACCGCTGGTCGTTTAA